In a genomic window of bacterium:
- a CDS encoding type II secretion system protein, with protein MRKKTGFTLIELLVVIAIIAILASMLLPALSQARERARSAVCMNNLKQIGTAMYMYLNDYNEYFPYGWPKRCLHRALAPYLGYKDAQYEYGGSRGPMRCPSQRAKYAGPSYGISVYFFRDYWLYPTTQDTFKPVKLSKVRHQERIVMVCDGKYNADPKGEYNPSLDQIYTSTSGGYIEYDSTVWPPYATPSTWGTFSPRHHGMTNVLMVDGHCESLSTNDLWYKNATDNPSGHASTRLYYWYSGWF; from the coding sequence ATGAGAAAAAAGACGGGGTTTACTCTCATTGAATTGCTTGTGGTAATAGCGATTATAGCGATTTTAGCATCAATGTTATTACCTGCTTTATCACAAGCAAGAGAGAGAGCAAGGTCTGCTGTATGTATGAACAACTTAAAGCAAATAGGGACCGCAATGTATATGTATCTAAATGATTATAATGAATATTTTCCCTATGGTTGGCCAAAAAGGTGTCTTCATAGAGCACTTGCTCCTTATTTAGGTTATAAAGATGCTCAATACGAATACGGTGGTTCAAGAGGTCCGATGAGATGCCCAAGTCAAAGAGCAAAGTATGCAGGTCCTTCCTATGGAATTAGCGTATATTTTTTTAGGGATTATTGGTTATATCCTACAACCCAAGATACATTTAAACCAGTTAAACTTTCAAAAGTAAGACACCAGGAAAGAATTGTTATGGTATGTGATGGAAAATATAATGCAGATCCAAAAGGTGAATATAACCCATCTCTTGACCAGATATATACTTCTACTTCTGGAGGTTATATAGAATATGATTCAACTGTTTGGCCACCTTATGCTACACCTTCTACCTGGGGAACTTTTTCACCAAGGCATCATGGTATGACAAATGTTTTGATGGTTGACGGCCATTGTGAATCATTATCCACTAATGATTTATGGTATAAAAATGCCACAGATAATCCATCAGGACATGCATCAACACGACTATATTATTGGTATTCTGGGTGGTTTTAA